The genomic segment CGGCGATCACAGTGACCTCAAGAGTTACGCGGGTAGCCATCCAGAACTCTGGGCTTGTCACCAGGTTCGCGTAGTTTCCCAAGCCAATGAAGCGAGCTTCCCCACCTGTAGTGTAATTGAACAAGCTAACTCCCAGCGAGTACAGCAGAGGGAAGATGGTCATCATGACGAGGAAGCCCAACGTGGGGATGAACAGCAACCGTCGAAACCATTTGCCCTCCACGTCCGTTGCGACCGACACGGCGGTTTCAGGCATGGTTTCGGCCGCGATCGCCTGTTCTGCCATTAAACCTCCTGGGGACATGATGGATCAGAGGTAAAACCGCTTTGCGAACCTTATTGACGCAATTAGAGGCTGCCGAAGAAACCACTTTAATCATACCGCTCAATACGCGATTTGTCAACGGGTTGACGAGGCAGGTTGTCCAAACTGATGTTCGGACTCTTGAGAATGTCTGCTGTTGTACCCCTGTAGCCTTTTGGTTAGACGGTTGACCGAAATCGGATTATACTTTGTAATGGGAATGCCTTGATCAGGTGTCCGTGTGGGAGGCTGTGGTGAAAGCACGATGGTGGTTCTTAGGAGTGTTTTTATCACTTCTGCTCAACGCTTGCGCAAGTGGCGAACGAGCTAGTCCCACTCCAACGATATCTCCCATGCCAACGCCGACGCCGCCTCTGCAGGTGCGCACTTTCGAAGCGCTATGGTCAGCCATCCAAGAGAATTACGTCTATCCCGACTTCCATGGGGTGGACTGGCAGGCTATTCATAAAGAGTATCTGACCCGGGTCGAGGCCGGCTTAACAGCCGATGAATTCGGAGAGGTCATCCGCTCGATGATCGCCCGATTACCCTCTGGTGCAGTGGTCTGGCAAACGCGCGCTGAGCGCATCCAGCAAGCCATCGAGGACACTCGGACTTATGAAGGCATCGGGGCCTACATCGCGTTCCGCGCTACCCCGGAGCCGCGTGTCGTGTTGCTCTCGGTCATGCCCGGCTCGCCGGCGGCGGAAGCCGGTCTGCAGGCTCATGACAGCATCCTTGCCATTGATGGGGTCCCGATACGGGTGGACGAGGGCGAAACTGTGGTCCAGCGCATTCGTGGGCCGGCCGGAAGCCAGGCTACCCTGCGCGTGCGATCTCCAGGCCGCTCTCCCAGAGACGTTCAGGTCACGCGCGCGCGGGTCACTGCTACCGACGTGCTCAGAGGGGGGATGATCCCCAGAGCCAGCATCGGGTACCTGCTCTTTCCTCCCGCGCCATACGATGAGCTGGGCAGTGACATGCTCAACAGTCTGCGGGTGCTATCAGATGGACGCGAGCTGAATGGGCTGATCCTGGATCTACGGATCGCCACCATCGGCGGAGGTTGGCCGCTGACGCCGCTGCTCGCGCTCTTTGCGAACGGGAACCTAGGGGAGATCTACACACGTACATCTACCCAGACCATCACCGTGGAAGGACAAGACGTTTTCAACTCCCAGCGCGTGCCGCTGGCGATCCTGATCGGACCGGATACCCAGGGCGCGCCGGAGATCTTCGCTGCGGCCCTGCAGGCGGCCGGCCGTGCTGTCCTCGTAGGTCTGCCTACTCCCGGGGAGGTCGAGGGCATCACCGAGTTCGCCTTGCCCGACGGTTCACGGGTTTTTATCGCCACTTCCTCCTATCGCACACCCGATGGCCGCGAGATCGGGCTTACGGGTGTGACACCGGATGTGACGGTCAACGCCGATTGGGACGCAGTGACCATTGAGGACGATCCGGTGCGCGATGCGGCCGTCCGGGCTCTTCAAGAGATGCCCAGACGCTCCAGCGGCGCTTCTAGGCGCCTGAGGGAGTGGTCCGCACAAGGCTAGAGGTGCGACGGAGAAGGCGAGATGAAACGTACGGGCTTAGGGCTTATCGGAGGGGTGTTGTTATCTTTGCTGATTGTGGGCTGTCTGCCAGAGGGTGTGCGCGTCCCGCAGAGCCCACTGCTCAGGTCCCTGGAACGCAAAGCCGGGCTAATCGCGTATGTGGGAATAGACGGGAATATCTATACCATGGATCAG from the Anaerolineae bacterium genome contains:
- a CDS encoding S41 family peptidase, producing MKARWWFLGVFLSLLLNACASGERASPTPTISPMPTPTPPLQVRTFEALWSAIQENYVYPDFHGVDWQAIHKEYLTRVEAGLTADEFGEVIRSMIARLPSGAVVWQTRAERIQQAIEDTRTYEGIGAYIAFRATPEPRVVLLSVMPGSPAAEAGLQAHDSILAIDGVPIRVDEGETVVQRIRGPAGSQATLRVRSPGRSPRDVQVTRARVTATDVLRGGMIPRASIGYLLFPPAPYDELGSDMLNSLRVLSDGRELNGLILDLRIATIGGGWPLTPLLALFANGNLGEIYTRTSTQTITVEGQDVFNSQRVPLAILIGPDTQGAPEIFAAALQAAGRAVLVGLPTPGEVEGITEFALPDGSRVFIATSSYRTPDGREIGLTGVTPDVTVNADWDAVTIEDDPVRDAAVRALQEMPRRSSGASRRLREWSAQG